A single Lolium perenne isolate Kyuss_39 chromosome 6, Kyuss_2.0, whole genome shotgun sequence DNA region contains:
- the LOC127306905 gene encoding B-box zinc finger protein 21 produces the protein MKVQCDVCAAEAASVFCCADEAALCDACDRRVHRANKLAGKHRRFSLLHPSSSPSAAQMPPPLCDICQEKRGFLFCKEDRAILCRECDAAVHTASDLATRHARFLLTGVRISSEPAASPAPPSQEDENAGSFCCSGGDDDTAPQASSGSSISEYLTKTLPGWHVEDFLVDDATAAAAASAAGSSYQGVDQNVGVHEAGYPAAWTAQEHWVPRVYAAELGGSKRSRTNSGNPYW, from the exons ATGAAGGTGCAGTGCGACGTGTGCGCGGCCGAGGCGGCCTCCGTGTTCTGCTGCGCCGACGAGGCCGCGCTCTGCGACGCCTGCGACCGCCGCGTGCACCGCGCCAACAAGCTCGCCGGGAAGCACCGCCGCTTCTCGCTGCTCCACCCCTCGTCGTCTCCGTCGGCTGCCCAGATGCCGCCGCCGCTCTGCGACATCTGCCAG GAGAAGAGGGGCTTCCTGTTCTGCAAGGAGGACAGGGCGATCCTGTGCCGGGAGTGCGACGCCGCGGTGCACACGGCGAGCGACCTCGCCACGCGCCACGCCCGCTTCCTGCTCACTGGCGTGCGGATCTCATCGGAGCCGGCCGCTTCCCCCGCGCCGCCGTCTCAGGAGGACGAGAACGCCGGCAGCTTCTGCtgcagcggcggcgacgacgacacGGCCCCGCAGGCCAGCAGCGGCAGCAGCATCTCCGAGTACCTGACCAAGACGCTGCCAGGGTGGCACGTCGAGGACTTCCTCGTCGACGACGCCACAGCGGCCGCCGCTGCTTCGGCGGCCGGATCGTCGTATCAG GGAGTCGATCAGAATGTTGGGGTGCACGAAGCCGGCTACCCAGCTGCGTGGACGGCGCAGGAGCACTGGGTGCCGCGGGTGTACGCGGCGGAGCTGGGAGGCAGCAAGAGGTCCCGGACGAACTCCGGCAACCCGTACTGGTGA